A genomic region of Capnocytophaga canimorsus contains the following coding sequences:
- a CDS encoding DinB family protein, producing the protein MDRKQLLDTLTQITLENKTFAEALLLKSEIELSHSPNDDTWSILECIEHLNLYGNFYLPEIASCIAKADESNRNLFKSGFLGNYFVKLIQPKPRLNKMKTATKMNPKGCRLTKNCLQVFIRQQNQLLDLLQKAHTTDLTQLKTKISISRFLRLRLGDTLQFVVYHNQRHMKQVRDILETNKKKHT; encoded by the coding sequence ATGGACAGAAAACAATTGTTAGACACGCTTACCCAAATAACGCTTGAAAATAAAACCTTTGCAGAAGCGCTGCTACTAAAATCCGAAATAGAACTCAGCCATAGCCCCAATGATGATACTTGGAGTATTTTGGAATGTATCGAACACCTGAATTTGTACGGAAATTTTTATCTGCCCGAAATAGCTTCGTGTATAGCAAAAGCTGATGAAAGCAACCGTAATCTGTTCAAAAGCGGATTTTTAGGCAATTATTTTGTGAAACTTATTCAGCCCAAACCTCGGCTCAATAAAATGAAAACCGCCACTAAAATGAATCCCAAAGGGTGTAGGCTTACAAAGAATTGTTTGCAAGTTTTTATCCGTCAGCAAAACCAACTCCTTGATTTACTACAAAAAGCCCACACTACGGATTTGACTCAACTAAAAACCAAAATTTCCATTTCCAGATTCCTCCGTCTTCGATTGGGCGATACTTTGCAGTTTGTGGTTTACCACAATCAGCGACATATGAAGCAGGTGCGGGATATTTTGGAAACAAATAAAAAAAAACACACTTGA
- a CDS encoding Crp/Fnr family transcriptional regulator produces MNLHTIFTENFSLEKEIVIQRGAFLKTPDTKDTHIYLVKEGSLKIGFFTENEDKILRFGYENDVITALDSFITEQKSKLYIQAIKKCRLTVVSKSDFMVFAQKSSENLWIYTKILEKLLVDQLEREQDLLLSSPRERYQRILKRNPKLFQQIPHRHIAVYLGMTEETLSRLKKTLTPIKI; encoded by the coding sequence ATGAATCTCCATACGATTTTTACGGAAAACTTTTCCTTGGAAAAAGAAATCGTTATCCAAAGAGGAGCGTTTTTAAAAACTCCTGATACGAAAGACACGCATATTTATCTTGTGAAAGAAGGGAGTTTGAAAATCGGATTTTTTACCGAAAATGAAGATAAAATACTGAGGTTCGGGTACGAGAATGATGTAATCACGGCATTGGATTCTTTTATCACAGAACAGAAATCCAAATTGTATATTCAGGCAATCAAAAAATGTCGTTTGACGGTGGTTTCTAAGTCGGATTTTATGGTATTTGCACAAAAATCTTCTGAAAACTTGTGGATTTATACCAAAATTTTAGAAAAACTACTTGTTGACCAATTGGAACGCGAACAAGATTTGCTCTTATCCTCGCCCAGAGAACGCTACCAGCGAATTTTGAAACGCAACCCTAAACTTTTTCAGCAAATTCCGCACAGGCATATCGCCGTGTATTTGGGAATGACCGAAGAGACGCTTTCCAGACTCAAAAAAACATTGACGCCAATCAAGATTTAG
- a CDS encoding DNA adenine methylase, which yields MMHYSPLRYPGGKNKLSAFIAKICIDNDINGHYVEPYSGGASVALFLLMEGYVSKITINDKDRSIYAFWHSVLNNTEQFCHLIEQAEFSIEEWRKQKSIQSRKEKADLLELGFSTFYLNRTNRSGIINAGVIGGIRQNGNYLMDCRFNKVDLINRVKKIAKRKKNIRLYNEDAVNLIDKIQKETKDNNTIFYFDPPYYLKASTLYMNHYQYGDHKQVSEKIKNIQNIHWIVSYDNVPEIKELYKEFSKKEYSFKHTAYDSRDGKEILFFSNKLKQPQEEDWNPLNYKLFNKKIMYKEK from the coding sequence ATGATGCATTATTCACCTTTGAGATATCCTGGCGGAAAAAATAAGCTGTCCGCATTTATAGCAAAAATCTGTATCGATAATGATATTAATGGGCATTATGTGGAACCCTATTCGGGTGGTGCCTCGGTGGCTCTATTCTTATTAATGGAAGGATATGTATCCAAAATAACAATCAATGATAAAGATAGGTCAATATATGCATTTTGGCATTCTGTTTTGAATAATACAGAACAGTTTTGCCATTTAATTGAACAAGCGGAATTCTCCATCGAAGAATGGAGAAAACAGAAATCTATTCAGAGTAGAAAAGAAAAAGCCGATTTATTAGAACTAGGTTTTTCTACTTTTTATTTAAACAGAACCAATAGATCTGGGATAATTAATGCAGGAGTCATAGGAGGAATAAGGCAAAACGGAAACTACCTTATGGATTGTAGGTTTAATAAAGTTGATCTTATTAATCGAGTGAAAAAGATTGCAAAAAGGAAAAAAAATATTCGCCTGTATAATGAAGATGCTGTAAATCTCATCGATAAAATTCAGAAAGAAACTAAAGATAATAATACTATATTTTATTTTGACCCTCCTTATTACTTAAAAGCCAGTACATTGTATATGAATCATTATCAATATGGAGATCACAAACAAGTAAGTGAAAAAATAAAAAATATTCAAAATATACATTGGATTGTTTCTTACGATAATGTACCTGAGATTAAAGAGCTTTATAAAGAATTTTCAAAAAAAGAATACTCATTTAAGCACACTGCATATGATTCTAGGGATGGAAAGGAAATTTTATTTTTTTCCAACAAACTGAAACAGCCACAAGAAGAAGATTGGAATCCTTTAAATTATAAATTGTTCAATAAGAAAATAATGTATAAGGAAAAATAA
- a CDS encoding ParB N-terminal domain-containing protein produces the protein MYQDYSNWETFEYKLSSLNLDLQNPRINYYGKSLNQNQIMKFLIENEGVYELAKKISEEGYYVGEDPIICIEGDKKIVLEGNRRVAALKLLQNPKKYLPETKANILLKNISDNNFSVNSKKCYIAPNRILANPIIYSRHRGETLKKWKTGNQYSFVADMYYTGGLSLNDICELLNETPSRVKKYLKAYNLFFEAQQLYLEENGEFIEISNFDITNLERFYDYKEGQEFLGIDFSEEDGSLNIKIPVEEFNKRLLYIFEELLTSAGFSREFNNESQKKEYIESLRQNPLFDFGVGNNQNTKKGKTSENRKNLEEEKKKTNPRRKTRTSSNTPKRIIPRDCYIYFENEKLNSLFYELKSLPIEREYSFAILLRTYLEQVLYHYIEKKNLTEDFQRKIIEERRKNTEAKINTLTKYLKGTYGINEEIDTKKIMEILKFNDNKEYINNSLKTMLDYIKKQHLAKLICDTSKLKSISDYLENVKQGLDLAVHNIDYIIDFNVNKRAWNTLEPLFVSLSDNLNNE, from the coding sequence ATGTATCAAGATTATTCTAACTGGGAAACATTCGAATATAAATTAAGTTCTTTAAATCTTGATTTACAAAATCCTAGAATTAATTATTACGGAAAATCTCTAAACCAAAACCAGATTATGAAGTTTCTTATAGAAAATGAAGGAGTTTATGAATTGGCTAAAAAGATTTCAGAGGAAGGTTATTATGTCGGAGAAGACCCAATAATATGTATAGAGGGGGATAAGAAAATTGTGCTAGAAGGAAATAGAAGGGTGGCTGCGTTGAAGCTTTTGCAAAATCCTAAAAAATATTTACCAGAAACAAAAGCAAATATTTTATTAAAAAATATCTCAGATAATAATTTTTCAGTTAATTCAAAAAAATGTTATATTGCTCCCAATAGAATTTTGGCTAACCCAATTATTTATAGCCGACATAGAGGAGAAACTTTGAAAAAATGGAAGACAGGAAATCAATATTCCTTTGTCGCAGATATGTATTACACAGGTGGATTAAGTTTAAATGACATATGCGAGTTGTTAAATGAGACACCTAGTAGGGTTAAAAAATATTTGAAAGCATATAATTTATTTTTTGAGGCTCAACAATTATATTTAGAAGAAAATGGAGAGTTTATAGAGATTTCAAATTTTGATATAACTAACCTTGAAAGATTTTATGACTATAAAGAAGGCCAAGAATTTTTAGGTATAGATTTTTCGGAAGAAGATGGAAGTTTGAATATTAAAATTCCTGTTGAAGAGTTTAATAAGAGACTATTATATATTTTTGAAGAGTTATTAACTAGTGCTGGTTTTTCAAGAGAATTTAACAATGAAAGTCAAAAAAAGGAATATATAGAAAGTTTAAGACAAAATCCTTTATTTGATTTTGGGGTAGGTAATAATCAAAACACAAAAAAAGGTAAAACATCCGAGAATAGAAAAAACTTGGAGGAAGAAAAAAAGAAAACCAACCCAAGACGAAAAACTAGAACAAGCTCCAATACACCAAAACGCATTATTCCTCGTGATTGCTATATTTATTTTGAAAATGAAAAATTGAATTCATTGTTTTATGAATTAAAATCTTTGCCAATTGAAAGAGAATATTCTTTTGCTATTTTATTAAGAACATATTTAGAGCAAGTTCTATACCATTACATCGAAAAAAAGAATTTAACTGAAGATTTTCAGAGAAAAATAATCGAAGAAAGAAGAAAAAATACAGAAGCAAAAATTAATACTCTTACCAAATATTTAAAAGGCACATACGGCATAAATGAAGAAATAGATACTAAAAAAATAATGGAAATACTCAAATTTAATGATAATAAGGAGTATATAAACAATAGCTTAAAAACAATGTTAGATTATATAAAAAAACAACATTTAGCAAAACTGATTTGTGATACTAGTAAATTAAAAAGTATCAGTGACTATCTTGAAAATGTAAAACAAGGCTTAGATTTAGCTGTACACAACATTGATTACATTATTGATTTTAATGTAAATAAAAGAGCTTGGAATACTCTGGAACCGTTATTTGTATCTCTTTCTGATAATTTAAATAATGAATGA